Proteins co-encoded in one Opitutus terrae PB90-1 genomic window:
- a CDS encoding FecR family protein, translating to MKTRRASSPAAEAIEAEAAAWLARLDGGITPDERAEFFRWREADSRHAAAFARLEQTWRALHELRSYRPLARLHPDRDLLAPPPRGVFRRRFPMIALAAAAAVIIGWTLWSWAPRSLQNGGSGATQIFATTSGGYERLTLSDGSVVELNGQSEVRVAYRPEERRIQLTRGEAHFIVAKNHARPFIVTADKVAVRAVGTAFDVRLADRATEVLVTEGRVQLDHPGSRNPPATGAVAAPATLDAGWRAVVGHASGEPLALEQLSAAAISEALAWQRPRLVFTETPLREVIARFNQHNRVQLALADPELGSLPVGGSFRAENVDAFVRLLTSNGELVAEPAGDVIVLRRVR from the coding sequence GTGAAAACGCGTCGCGCATCTTCTCCCGCAGCGGAAGCCATCGAGGCCGAGGCGGCGGCCTGGCTCGCCCGGCTCGATGGCGGGATCACGCCCGACGAACGCGCCGAGTTCTTTCGCTGGCGCGAAGCCGACTCGCGCCACGCGGCGGCCTTCGCGCGACTGGAGCAGACGTGGCGCGCCCTGCACGAGCTGCGCAGCTACCGTCCGCTCGCGCGCCTTCATCCCGATCGCGATTTGCTCGCGCCGCCACCGCGAGGAGTTTTCCGCCGCCGTTTTCCGATGATCGCACTCGCCGCCGCCGCGGCCGTCATCATCGGATGGACGCTCTGGTCGTGGGCGCCCCGCTCGCTGCAGAACGGCGGTTCGGGCGCCACGCAGATCTTCGCCACGACCAGCGGCGGCTACGAGCGGCTCACGCTGTCGGACGGTTCCGTGGTCGAACTCAACGGTCAAAGCGAGGTGCGCGTCGCCTATCGGCCCGAAGAACGCCGGATCCAGCTCACGCGCGGCGAAGCCCACTTCATCGTGGCCAAGAATCACGCGCGGCCCTTCATCGTGACTGCGGACAAGGTCGCCGTGCGCGCGGTGGGCACCGCCTTCGACGTCCGACTCGCCGACCGCGCGACCGAGGTGCTCGTAACCGAAGGCCGGGTTCAGCTCGATCATCCAGGCTCGCGGAACCCGCCCGCGACCGGCGCAGTCGCCGCTCCCGCCACGCTCGACGCCGGCTGGCGCGCCGTCGTCGGTCACGCCAGCGGGGAGCCTCTCGCGCTCGAGCAGCTTTCCGCCGCCGCCATCAGCGAAGCGCTCGCCTGGCAACGGCCGCGGCTCGTGTTCACCGAAACGCCGCTGCGCGAGGTGATCGCCCGGTTCAACCAGCACAATCGCGTGCAGCTCGCGCTCGCCGATCCCGAGCTCGGATCGCTGCCCGTCGGCGGCAGCTTTCGCGCGGAAAATGTCGACGCCTTCGTGCGCCTGCTCACGAGCAATGGCGAACTCGTCGCGGAGCCGGCCGGCGATGTCATCGTGCTTCGGCGCGTTCGCTGA